The genome window tttttctaGAAACGTAACAGCTTTAAAGGTCCATCCAGTCCCAAATTGACATGGCGCCCCACCCAATCAGTCCTCTAACGCTGGACGCTAAGTAGCCAGGTTCAACGATCCAGCTGGAAATTACTCGGACGTGGTTAACATACACCCCTCTGACAAACCACAAAAACTACTCCTAATCATAAAAACCTCTCTCATCACCCCCGTTGTGATCATCATCGTTGGCGTCCGAGGcaaggtcatcatcatccctcgccatctcctcccaaTCTTCGtcctcattctcctcctccaccaccacctcctccttcttcccctcctcctccttctttttctcctccttcccctccccggcCGGAGGGGCTTAGCGGCGGGCAAGTCGACCTCGGATGATTCTGTCATCACAAAAAAGTCAGTCCACCGGTCAGATTCACACAGTGGGAATACAACAATCAACTGACGACGGGAGCGGCGAGTTCTAGCCacatttttctttttcttttttttaaaaaaaggagggcgTGAGGGAGCGGGCGAGGGGTGCGGGGGAGCGAGACCGAAGAAGCAGCTGGAAAGGAGTCAGGGCTTGCGGGTGCCGGGGAAGAGGGCCTGCGAGTGCGAGTAATGGTTGGCGGGCGGTGGTAGTCATGGCCTGCTGGCGGTgctgttgttattgttgttattgttgttatTATTGTCGAGGTtaaaagagagaagagaagagaagaggagaggagagaagaggagaggagagaagagaagagaagagaagagaagagaagagaagagaagagaagagaagagaagagaagagctGGGGGAGATAGTATGAGTGGTAAAGGAACAGACCAATGGGAGGAGGTACGTATACCAAGCACGGTGTGGGAGACGACCGTCGATGGTTGGGTGGTTTTGACGTTGGGAAGTTGGAAGGCTGGAAGGCTCGCGACGAAGGTAACGCTAACATCGAGGTACGACGGGGGGTTGGACTGCTCAAGTATATTGCTCTTATCTTGGGAGGGCGCACACCAAGAACCCGCAGGCATATCCATCTCTATGCAACTTCCGACTTATAGTATCGACCGACCAATCGACAATCCGATGTGGGGAAGTAGTGTTGATGTTTGGGTGGTTTCGACCTTCAGAAGTTGAAAAGGCTCGCGATGAAGGTAATGACGATATCGAGGTACGAAGGGAAGGGGACTGGAGTTTCCAGGATATCGTTCTTGACTTCGAGTAACGGACAGGCCGTGCGAAAGAGACATCGGTTATGTTGAGCTGTGGCGGCTTAATGTGCCAGCGGATAGACATGTCGTTCCTGACATTGAGTAGCAGGATGTGCGATGAGGGAAGGCTAGGTGCATATTGTGGTAGCTGGCTGGTGTAAACAGCCTGCGACGAGGTCCAGGATGCACGAGTCTTGCCGAGGTTCGCATGCGCAAGCATCCAAAATGCAATGGCAGAAAGAACACAACTCTAGTGACCGCCAGAGAAGGAACAGGCTGACTGACAGTGACTGACAGCGCAAGGACTCAGATGGTGAGGGCTCTTAAATGTTCCCCtgaaagtaaacaaaccccttccctcttgACCAAATGGTTGCCACGGTTACCCCTGAATCTGAGGAGACATGAATAAAGAAAGCGATGATCAATTGGAGTTTGGTGCAACCGAGTAAGATGGCCCTTTGAAATTATAACTCTTGCCTACCTTCCAGCCTGTGACAAAAAATACGTacaccttcctcgccgcaATCTTCGATGTGCCGCATTGATCTACCGACGCGGCTGACTTCCATGGGACCGCGTGTCTGGGTTTGGAAAAGCAGAAGGCACGAGATAATTTGTGTCTATCCAGGTTCCAAAGAGACTGCTCAACCAGCTACTTAGCCACTTAGCTCTTTCACCATGGTTGTCTATACCGCATTCTTTCCACGGTTGGGTCCAACGTGTCGCGCATGCGCAACCTCGGCAGAACTTGTCCATCCCAGACCACGTCGTGAACACGACTTACATCAAACAACCAATCATCTTCCATCAGGCGCATCTGGGTCAGGTACGATACTCCTTTGAAAGAACCCAGCCTGGCATGTTTTCAACGGCCGAAGCATCCTTCAGTTTGTTCTTCCCATTGTCAAGAGTCGCGCCACTTAATTTCAGGTACGACACCTCTATCACCTGTCGCCAATGAAGCTGAGCTCTCCGTCAGCTGTCACATATTGCTCACCCACGATCTCCATATTCCACGGCCAATCCGTTGCTCAAAGCCAGGACGTATCTCTTAAATCTAGAGGCCCCATCCTTTACTCGAAACGCCTCCCTTCGTGTTCGATGTCGTCGCTGCCCCCTCGTAAGCCTCTATCGCTTCCTAATGTCAAAGCCACGCAACCACGGACACTCTTCAACACCGTACTGGCGATCAGTCCATAAGGTAAGCAGAAAGCTGCGTAGAGATGGATGCAGAAATGGTTCTTGGTATGCGTCCAGCCAAGTCAAGAACGATATCCTCGACAGCCCTGGCCCCCCTCCGTGTTCTATGTCGCCGTTTCCTTCGTCGCTACCTTCGTCGTGAATCACCGCAATCACCAACATCTCGACACTTCCCATACTATGTCAGTAATCTCCTGCTATCCTGTACCTTCTCGATTATCCTTCGTTGTCTTCGAAATGACGTTTCGTAGGTTACAGCTGGTACGTGTTGAATCTCCCCAACTCTTCCagttctttttctcttctcttctcttctctctttaAACACGAGGTCTCAGCAACCAGAACTCCCAACCCAGCCCAGCCGCaccccaagcagcagcaacaacaacaacaacaacaaccacagcagcagcagcaataaCCAGCAGTGGCTTCGtcccctctctcctctccccctgACTCTCCattctcttctcccccggCCTCCCCGATCCCTTCCCAGGCCCCCCGGCTTCCCTggcccctcctccagttTCCCCGGTCCTTCTCCGGCCTCTCCCCCGGTCTCTCTTTTGGTCTCTCCCCCGGtccctcctccggcctctCCACTAGCCCCTCTGCCAGCCCCGGTCGGCCCAGCCCCCCCCGCTGCCGCCACGCCTGCCCCGGGCGGTTACCTCAGCGGAGCACGCCCGCCGCAACGCGAAAAACGCGGCAGCACTTGCTGCTCTTCGGGCCACCCTACCTCCCCCCAGCCGCCAGTCGTCAGCACTGGCGTCCCTTGTAAGTCCCTTTCtgtgtttttttctctttttttcttcttctttttttgtcttttttttcctctttctttttctctttctctcatTCTCtccctttttatttttcgattaataaataaagctaACTTTTGGGGgttattaattattatcaCGCTCACTGCCCAGCAAGGGCCTTTCTGTTTCGGCCCGGAGCagaccaagaagaggaagtggtggaggagggatgatgaggaagaatgTTGTGGCCTTCCGGTAGGGGGGTCCTGGAAGGCTTGCGGCGTAGACAGCGGTAGCGCATGAGGGTGAGGCTTCGCTGGGAGAGTCtctggcggaggaggatgcggagTAACTCGAAAGAGCTGGTTTCACTATAGGAAAAGTAGCTGGGAGGGTCACCGGGCATACTCTGCTGCCGTAGAAATGAAGGAAAATATAGACGGAATGAATAATACAaggtaaaagaaaaaatataaaCTAAGGTATAAAGTGATTTAAAAATAAGGAGGCCCTAAGAAGCGTCCCCAAGGCAAGGCCTTTTAAACTATGGCTAGTGAGGGTCCCAGACCTAGTGTGATCGTCTCAACTGGGGCTCGGAGGCTCACAACAAAGAAGGGGAATGattcttgttttcttcttttcttctttttattttgaGGACGGGGTAGCTGGGGAAGGTGGTTTTGTAgttggattttttttttttttgtttttctgttttaaaaggaaaaaacgGGGGTAatgggggggggttgctggggtgaTTGGggtggtttttgttttttcgTTTTTTGCTTTTAGTACctggtttctttttggttgttttttgAGAGGGGTTTTATAGGTAGTTGGAGGTTAGTCGGATTGGGCCTTGGGCCATGAATTAAGTTTTTGTTTAATCTTCGAAGTTTGGTGACGCTTACCTGCGGGAAATCGATGGTGGTAAATGCCTTCCTAATTAAAAGAATAATTCACCCAAATTTTGCAAGCTTTGAAAGATAGTAATAAGGTCTTGACAATATAGACGGAGGGGTTTTTAGATATAGCTAAGGGGTGTTTAGTGGAGGGGCAAGGGGGGGGAATACAGGGAGGGTATGTCTTTCTGTGACtggcggggggtggtgtttggggttTGTTCCTGGTTGCTTTTTATGGAATCTTCTCTCGGGTTGGTTTTTTATGTTACAGAAGGAAGGGCTGCGTGGTTTGTGGGCATGCGGTTCTGAATTGATGTTTGTGCAATGGCGCCCCTAGCCTACGAATAATCGGTCCTGCAAGTCAGCAAATGTATAATACCCGTTAAATTATGCCTTTCAAGCTGATAGATGAATATGCCCATCAACTATCTTTAAAAGTgtaagtattattttttCAATGGCGTTTAATTGTTTTTAAGGAGTtttaactatctttcaagggGTCTTGATTATCTTTGGGGGGATCTTGACTGTCTTTCACAGTATTTTGGCCATCTTTTAAGGTATCTTGGATATCTTTCACAGTTAATTCAGCTTACTTTACAGTAATAGTACTTCCATCAACAGATGAGAGTGCCACAAACCCCCGAATTTGGGTTTCAACACAACTCCCTATCCCGAAAGCGTGAGTGCGACTCGCTGATGAACTGAAATCTGGACAATCCGCTTAGAACGTCCTTCTTGAGAAGAAGCCAGGGGACGACAGCCACATGGACACACGATAGTTGGTAGGGCCATTCCAGTCCTACACCGACCAAAGGCTTTCTCTCAACTTTAAGCTGGTGACTGGTATGCGACGTTATAACCTGCCACTTTTGAATCAAATCCGGGCTCAGCACGAGCCCCTTTTCGGCTGGCCAAGTGCTAGACCACGTTACCATCGGTCCATCCCTCTCGTTGAAGTTGTAGCGAAAAATATAGGCATGTCCCTTTTCTTCGGTCCACTCCTCGCTATTCCCAATCTCCATTATCGCCAACTTTGGCATCCAGCTGACCGCTTGGATGGGTAGTCCAAGGAACCTGTTCATTGTGCTATTGAGTTTCTCGGGATGAAGTTCGGCTGTGGTCAGCGCGAGGCGACGAAGATTGGGCCTCTGAGGGGACAGTTCTGGTCCATACCGAAGTTTAGGGGACTTTTCAAAGAAAACCTCCGCTTCTATATATCAAGGACCGGCCAGAACTTCAAGTTCGCGGCTTGCTTTCTTGAGGACGCGGCCCAGGGCTAATCTCGATGGCCTTGTGAAACTTTCATGTCGTCGGTCAAAGTCTTTGAATATACTGAGCCGCCTAAGCGTACTCGGGAAACCAGTCTTAACAAGCTTTTTGAGCTCTGAAAATAACACCGGATTAGTTTCGGCCTTTCTACATATATAATTAATGtaagagaagaagaagaagaagaagaagaagaagaagaagaagaagaagaagaagaagaagaagaagaagaagaagaagaccccCAAGATAAGCCCGAGAGTGGCCCTGCCCAATGTGagaagacaaaagaaaaaaggctGGAATGGTTTTATACAACACAACATACCTTTTTGATAATTGGAAGATAATGACGTTAACGGAAGCCTGAACTCACCCCGCATATCCTCCAAACAGACAAAACTTTCTGTGATGACTTTACTGACAACATTCGAAGATAGCTTTCAATAACACTGCCGCCGAAAAGCGAGGCCAGTGACGATCTCGACCCTTGGGAATGTCTTGCGTTTGCGACGGGTTCCATGACGGGGAGCAATCCTGTAGTTGAGGCCCAACAAGTTTCCACACAGCCGTAGTGTTGCCTTGCCCCATCGGGACAATCCGAGTATCTCAGCGCACCGTTACGAATGCAATGTGTCTCATCAGTGTTATGCTTGATGGAAAACTGGCTGTCAACAAAACCGAACCAGTCGCTAAATCGTTCCTTGAGCCGTTTCCCTGGGGGAAACGGATTGTAAGGATGGCATTCCCGCAGAGAAAATAGGTGCTGAAACCAGTGTTGGAAATCACTTGGTGACTGTATACTGATCTACAAGCTCATGCCTTTCGGTACCTGGTCGTGGTCGAGCGCATCTTTCCTCTCCAACCGCGATAGGATATCCAGCAATAACAGCAGAGCTCTGGTTATGACGGCATTGCTGGTGGCTACGGTGATAGCACCATCTGGCAAGGAGCACGAACTGCAATCATATGTTGGGTAACAGAATTCGAAGCCAAAGACCACGAACATAGTTCAGCCTGTAGACATTTCGGCCAGCCATAATGCAATGGTGTATGCCGGCTCTTTTGAGGCTACGGCAAGGCCCAGGTTGTTTGTGATcgaaagggagggagggggcttGCTCTGCCGTATGCAGGTACAAAAAagctttccttttctctccgCCCTTGGGCTGCGATGTCTTGCAAATGGGAAAAACGCATAGCCAAGGGATGAAACGAAACAGACCACCTTGAAGCGAGGGCAACTGATCGGGACCAGCCAATCGGCATCGACACGCAGGAAGCTTTGAATCCTCATGTCTTATGAATAGTCTATGGTGGATTGGTCCATGAAGGAGTCACCAGCAAAGAAAGTCGTCACAACAGTAGTGTGGATATTCCCCAATCTATTTGTTAAGTCCCTATGCCTACCCTGAAGTAGGCTATGTACACGAAGAAGTTAGGTATTAAAAATGTGTGAGTTGCCACCCAATCACTCCCACCACTTCTGATCCGGCCGAccaatcaaccccctccccccccccccctttccaagcTATCACGCCCCCAaaccttttcctttttgttAAAAGAAGGTCCGGGTCTAGGGGTATCAGCTTCGCCTTGGCCCTGCGTTTGCGTCTGCTTGCACCACACCGCATCGAATGGTAGACAAgtcaaaaaagccaaaagaaCTCCGATAAGCCGACCCCTTTTCCGCGCAGTGAAGTGCAGTGTGTCGTATGTCCGATCCGATCCGATCCCATGTGTACCTCCTAAGCAGAATGTGCTCCGTATGTGTATGCGTGGTGCGCCCTGTATGCGCCTATGTGATGTGGTGTGTCCAGTGTATCCGGTATGTTCTCTTCGCTGTTCGCGCAAGTGGTATCTCAAAAAAGGAAGAAATCAACAGCCCCGGTGAGCTGAGTCGAGCAAAAAGGTGCTTCGCTTGGAAACCATTTTGAAGTGAAGAAAAGAACCGAACAGCTCCTCAATCAAAGGATCGATAAGAATGTCAAGCCGAAAACAGAAAATCCTAGTTGCCGAAAGCTCAGAGCATGGCAAGAGCACCAAAGAGACCAGCAATGAAGGCCGCGGCAGGGGCcttgttgttgacgttgGCACCGGCAGTCTGAATGGGGGCGGTGCCGTTGttgggagtggtggtaggGATGGGGGCAGCGGTGACCGaggtggggatgatgatggtggtagGAGGCAGGGGCTCCGAGGTGTAGATGATGTTGCTGGCCGAGACGACAACGGTGGAGTAACCGGTGACAGTCTTGCGGTCAGTGACGGGAACAGTGGCAATGTAATCGACCTGCTCCGTGATGGTGACCGGGATGATCTCAGTCACATAGTGAACATCAGTGACAGCCTTGGTGATACTGTGCAATGTGTTAGAGTCGGGCATAAACAAAAGAACGGAGTGGACAGCTTACGTGTTGGTCTTGGTGACCTTGACAGTCTCGCCCTCGATGACAGTGGTGTAGGTGGTCTCGGGGCAGGTGACAGTCTCGTAGACATCAGTAGTCTCATACTCGGTGACCAGGGACGTGGTGTAGACAGTCTCGGTCTGGGCAACCTTGGTGACAATGGTCGAAGTCGAGGTCCAGGTGATCTCGATGGTGGAGCCATCGACAACAGTGGTCTCAGTGACAGGGCAGAGCTCAGTGAGAGTGGTAACAACGACAGCAGCGTTGGTCTTGGTCACTGGAGGAGCAGTCTGGGTAACAACAACCTCGGTGGGAGCAaccttgatgatggtggaagTGGAGGTCCAGGTCACCTCGACAGTAGAGCCATCGACGACAGTGGTCTCAGTGACAGGGCAGAGGGAAGTGAGAGTGGTGTAGACGACCTCATCGGCAGTCTTGGTCACAGCAGGGCCAGTCTCGGTAACCACAATTGTTGTGGGCTTGACGGTCTTgacggtgctggtggtggtgtaggtggtggtgtatgtGTGACCAGGCTTGGTGTAGGTCTCGGTGACGGGGCAGACGGTAGTGTAGGTCACGACAACCTCGGTGACCACGGTCTCCCACTTCTTACCCCGGGGGATGTTGGCGCCAAGGGTGGTGGccgcgagggcgaggagggaaagAGCTGCTCTCATGTTGACTGAGTAAGGGGGGATATCAACAGCGACTGACTGGCTTGTAGCGAAGGTCGTAGAAGACGGAAGCAACGAGGGTCTTATAAGTAACCTTAGCGAACGAGTTACTTGATGGCAGGGAGAAAGAACCTAAGAAATAGCCGGTTGGTATCACGAGTGACTGCGAGGaggctggtgatggaggtaGAGAAGGAAGCACGAAGGAAACCGGGAGGCAGGATGTTTATACACAACGAGGGCAACACCCCGGTTGAGGTGGTAGCATGGGAGCGAGGGACGGCGGAGATGCCATGACATCCTGCTGCTGTCCAACAAAGACGCTTGAGACAAGCCCACTGGACTGCGTGGTGCCGGCCATGGAGGATGGAGAGTGGAGACTTGGAAGGTCGCAAAACTGGACAAATGGATGGAGCCTCTCCTCCCGCGAACTGTGAGGTTGGGCAGATGCCCGCACTTCCGCCCTAGTTGGAATACTGAAGTCGAAGTACCTGAGCgagcaccacccaccacagctCTGGTTGGCCAGTAAGGCCACTTGCTGGGTCATGCAGGAAGAGACCGCTCAGTCCAGGAGGAGGCTAGCAGCAAGATTCTTGACACATTGTACCCAAGTACATAGCAGAGTCGCATGTATGTAGGTCCTTGCTCTGCATGTGCAGTGCTTGTGTCTGtgccaacccccccccgcGCACCACCTAGGAAGAGCATACAAGTAAGTAATCGCGAGAGAAACAAACGGATTTCGGCTGACTCGAGCAACCAACGGGTAGAGGCGGCCGCAATGGGTGCCCGTAGAGCCCTCAGGCAAGCATAgggagaaaagaagaaatcTGCACTTGTGCTTGTTTCAGAAGACAGAGCTGCAGCGGCACGGCAGCTTACAGCCATTGGGATTCCCACGGCTTTGCCATCTGTGCTTATTCATAATGTTATCGTCCTTTTAGGGTCTGGGTCACCAACGAGGCCCAACTCTTTGCGTGAGAAACAGAAGCGAGGGTGCTGTGCTCTGCTGTGCTCGGCTTAGCGTGGTAGCGGGTGGTGTAAGTCTGGAAGTGGCCGTCAAGGCGGTTGACGTTGGGGGGGGGTAACGGGACTCCACCAAGTGATGGCAGGGGTTGCGGCTGACCCCTGACCGTCTGTTGTCTGTGGATTTCTTGGGACGATCTCGACCCCTGCCAATGACATCGTTTCCCCTCGGGCGATGATGGTAGCTCGCCAAGCCCCTGCGTCGAGACTTGGCgctcttcttggtcttcttggccCTGCCTTGACGTGTTTCCGGCCATGACCAGACCTCGCTGTCGACCGGGCCGACAGTTGACCGATTCGGGCGAAGCTTGCGTCTAATCTGGGAAACAACACATTCTGTCTTGGAGCTATTGACGCTGTTTATGTGCCCTTCAGCTTTTGTTGTCAGAAATCGTGTCTAGGGTGGCTGTCTGCAGCACAAGCTCTTGCATGCCCAGTCTGTAGTGTAGGGCCCTGCATCTCGTCCATGCCGGAAGGGCGGTGATGGACGGGAAAAGCTGGCGATGGGGGCAGCCGGTTCTGATGGCACAGAGTGCGGGGCATTCGACCGCGCACCGAGCGGATCAGGGCAGAGGGAGGAACGGACCTGTTGCCCTCGTTAACTGTTTACCGTCCTGTGGTGCAGGTACAGTACTTGTCGTGGCTGACCGCTCGCTGGCTGATTTGTTGCCCGGCCGAATGCTTGTAGATCAGGCGTGTGCTTGTCTGTCATGAACCTGCTTCTCCAGAGGATGCATGCCGCCCCGGCCGCTTCTCTGTTCGTGTTGAGAGAGGCTAGTGCGGGCAGCTCCTCGATCTGCAGGTTCGACAAGTTGACGTGGGGACGGCTCGCTCTCCCACACGTAATTCACGGCTCGTGCGATATTAATGCGaccaaacctcctcccctcactATCGACCCTTTTCGTGCCGAGGGGTCAGAGGTGTTCATGGCGTCATACCCGAGAAACCAACCAGCTGGACCACGGACGCTGGCTCGGTTTACCGGCACTGGGGCGACAACGGCACGCCATTGGACCATGGGGTCAACCCCCAGTAAACAGATCCCGATCGCACATGGGCGGGGCTGGACCTAGATGGACTAGGACCTAAGAGCTGTCACAGAGCACATCCCGCCTTTGTGCAAGTCGGATCCGAGTTGCTTGTGTCCAGGTTGTATGCCCTCG of Podospora pseudopauciseta strain CBS 411.78 chromosome 7 map unlocalized CBS411.78m_7, whole genome shotgun sequence contains these proteins:
- a CDS encoding uncharacterized protein (EggNog:ENOG503P0KX), whose amino-acid sequence is MFVVFGFEFCYPTYDCSSCSLPDGAITVATSNAVITRALLLLLDILSRLERKDALDHDQSPSDFQHWFQHLFSLRECHPYNPFPPGKRLKERFSDWFGFVDSQFSIKHNTDETHCIRNGALRYSDCPDGARQHYGCVETCWASTTGLLPVMEPVANARHSQGSRSSLASLFGGSVIESYLRMLSVKSSQKVLSVWRICGLKKLVKTGFPSTLRRLSIFKDFDRRHESFTRPSRLALGRVLKKASRELEVLAEAEVFFEKSPKLRYGPELSPQRPNLRRLALTTAELHPEKLNSTMNRFLGLPIQAVSWMPKLAIMEIGNSEEWTEEKGHAYIFRYNFNERDGPMVTWSSTWPAEKGLVLSPDLIQKWQVITSHTSHQLKVERKPLVGVGLEWPYQLSCVHVAVVPWLLLKKDVLSGLSRFQFISESHSRFRDRELC
- a CDS encoding uncharacterized protein (EggNog:ENOG503P9A3): MRAALSLLALAATTLGANIPRGKKWETVVTEVVVTYTTVCPVTETYTKPGHTYTTTYTTTSTVKTVKPTTIVVTETGPAVTKTADEVVYTTLTSLCPVTETTVVDGSTVEVTWTSTSTIIKVAPTEVVVTQTAPPVTKTNAAVVVTTLTELCPVTETTVVDGSTIEITWTSTSTIVTKVAQTETVYTTSLVTEYETTDVYETVTCPETTYTTVIEGETVKVTKTNTITKAVTDVHYVTEIIPVTITEQVDYIATVPVTDRKTVTGYSTVVVSASNIIYTSEPLPPTTIIIPTSVTAAPIPTTTPNNGTAPIQTAGANVNNKAPAAAFIAGLFGALAML